One genomic window of Halobacterium noricense includes the following:
- a CDS encoding PD-(D/E)XK nuclease family protein, whose translation MVEDNWAVSHEPLRLRAETLDAVVREWYEHLHGPIQPLAGQLNRRLAEYALDKSTAETDGALAGEPASAALADSFSSRFSLFDDAGVGTADALVAEFEGSALDDRIAKATVDAYRHYRNLHADYVDEWVCTRGEMFDAVATAEQSLSELSPELDVVVLSGYHEFRPVERRLIERLADELPMIALLPLHQDGRSGVDAVAEDALDVYEALDFEAVELEPVDESGRAFGTITESLYRPDPGTAPVPDALRWRELPTPEREIRFVARELRTELANGRDPDDLAVVVPGTEAYSGYVEDTFDTFDIPHVTTAASQLNRTFTGSVVHDLLNLAEPDPRAEDLTSLLSNPLVDVVDTGQANAVTAAARRRDTVSVSPLLDDVDGEAAALIEELLATLETLRTGEIVDATETLRPLLDERFDLEGATEDYASGAEQAVEQRAYDLVDEVLSSFESLAAVNSDLSPLALFTRAFDGVPIRVPQRAAGGHVEVMGLLDARMRSFEKVFLVGLTSEHFPVTPERPAFFEEMTDAHPRFDTGDERLRGRYLFATLLANVDELTITTPETGDDESAVVRSPVLDELQRVTGIEPEDGVDDRVGSREDLQRHVAATADRRAAVSLAGDRGDLSPKQTKRTDRGLHCADNRGTAGLSEHDGVLEPGTVDEVYPLSEREPYSASRIERYVECGFKFYADEVLGIEDPDDVEVVPTPLETGSYVHDVLERFFADLQDETEDGFDLTEFNWDDLATHLREIAVDELREADFEYDGLFYERWKAELFAGLGDGVSAPYEAGSKPHDAPEQGLFATFLDNELSRDGAGRPHLFEAPFGEGLPDSDAGPFTVERPDGSTVSIRGYIDRVDVNRDGEQPTLTLYDYKTGRAPYMTKTTGGTKFQLPIYLLAAAEVVDGDLFEQGSLSATYYQVRPPNDLKVPRGVESKFDSEAELRRFLNDVVPEWLGQIDEAIGNGRFHTTLLSARGANCRYCDYRRACDVRHHRKRQFVDEVHEDDAAYVPLRVRDDEDIEAVMSDD comes from the coding sequence ATGGTCGAGGACAACTGGGCCGTTTCCCACGAACCTCTCCGTCTTCGTGCCGAGACGCTTGACGCGGTCGTTCGGGAGTGGTACGAGCATCTCCACGGTCCGATTCAACCCCTCGCCGGGCAGCTGAACCGCCGGCTGGCGGAGTACGCTCTGGACAAATCGACAGCCGAGACAGATGGCGCTCTCGCCGGCGAACCTGCCTCTGCCGCTCTCGCTGATTCGTTCAGTAGCCGCTTCTCGCTCTTCGACGACGCCGGCGTCGGTACCGCTGACGCGCTCGTAGCGGAGTTCGAGGGTTCAGCCCTCGATGACCGTATTGCGAAAGCCACTGTCGACGCGTACCGACACTACCGGAATCTCCACGCTGACTACGTCGACGAGTGGGTCTGTACCCGGGGAGAAATGTTCGACGCCGTCGCGACGGCGGAGCAGTCACTATCGGAGCTCTCCCCGGAACTGGATGTCGTCGTTCTCTCCGGGTATCACGAGTTCCGTCCCGTCGAACGCCGCCTCATCGAACGCCTCGCCGACGAACTTCCGATGATCGCACTGCTGCCACTCCACCAGGATGGCCGGAGCGGAGTCGACGCCGTTGCGGAGGACGCCTTGGATGTCTACGAAGCACTTGACTTTGAGGCAGTAGAACTCGAGCCCGTCGACGAGTCAGGGCGGGCCTTTGGAACGATCACCGAGTCGCTCTACCGCCCGGACCCCGGTACCGCCCCTGTTCCAGACGCACTCCGGTGGCGGGAACTCCCGACGCCCGAGCGCGAGATTCGATTCGTCGCTCGCGAGCTCCGAACTGAGTTGGCCAATGGTCGCGATCCCGACGACCTGGCTGTCGTCGTCCCGGGGACCGAGGCCTATTCGGGGTACGTCGAGGACACGTTCGATACGTTCGACATCCCGCACGTCACGACCGCCGCCTCACAGCTGAACCGGACGTTCACCGGGAGCGTTGTACACGACCTCCTGAACCTCGCCGAACCGGATCCGCGGGCCGAGGACCTCACATCGCTGCTTTCGAATCCACTGGTCGACGTCGTCGACACCGGCCAAGCCAACGCCGTCACGGCAGCTGCTCGCCGGCGTGACACGGTTTCTGTGTCACCCCTGCTCGATGACGTCGACGGCGAGGCGGCGGCGCTGATCGAGGAGCTGCTGGCCACGCTGGAGACGCTCCGGACAGGTGAGATCGTGGATGCGACCGAGACGCTCCGACCACTGTTGGACGAACGGTTCGACCTGGAGGGGGCGACGGAGGACTACGCCAGCGGCGCCGAGCAAGCCGTCGAACAGCGAGCCTACGACCTCGTAGACGAGGTCCTCTCCTCGTTCGAGTCGCTGGCGGCGGTCAATAGCGATCTCTCCCCGTTGGCACTGTTCACCCGTGCGTTCGATGGTGTTCCGATCCGGGTTCCGCAGCGCGCTGCTGGCGGTCACGTCGAAGTGATGGGGTTGCTCGACGCCCGGATGCGCTCGTTCGAGAAGGTGTTTCTCGTGGGACTGACGAGCGAGCACTTCCCGGTGACGCCGGAACGCCCGGCCTTCTTCGAGGAGATGACCGACGCCCATCCGCGATTCGACACCGGCGACGAACGACTCCGTGGCCGCTATCTCTTCGCGACGCTGCTCGCGAATGTCGACGAACTTACGATCACCACACCAGAGACGGGCGACGACGAGTCCGCCGTCGTCCGGTCGCCGGTCCTCGACGAACTCCAGCGCGTGACCGGCATCGAACCCGAAGACGGCGTCGACGACCGCGTGGGCTCTCGCGAAGATCTCCAGCGCCACGTCGCTGCAACGGCCGACCGGCGTGCGGCAGTAAGCCTCGCCGGCGACCGAGGTGACCTCTCACCCAAGCAGACCAAGCGCACGGATCGGGGACTCCACTGTGCGGACAACAGGGGAACGGCTGGCCTCTCCGAACACGACGGGGTGTTAGAACCTGGGACAGTCGATGAGGTATACCCTCTGTCGGAGCGGGAACCCTACAGCGCGAGTCGAATCGAGCGCTACGTCGAGTGTGGGTTCAAGTTCTACGCTGACGAAGTGCTCGGAATCGAGGATCCCGACGACGTTGAGGTCGTCCCTACGCCCCTCGAAACCGGATCGTACGTTCACGACGTTCTCGAACGATTTTTCGCGGATCTGCAGGACGAGACCGAGGATGGTTTCGATCTCACGGAGTTTAACTGGGACGACCTGGCGACGCACCTTCGCGAGATCGCCGTTGACGAACTCCGGGAGGCTGACTTCGAGTACGACGGCCTGTTCTACGAACGGTGGAAGGCGGAGCTGTTCGCGGGTCTGGGTGACGGCGTGAGCGCTCCGTACGAGGCTGGGAGCAAACCTCACGACGCACCGGAACAGGGGTTGTTCGCTACGTTCCTCGACAACGAGCTCTCGCGGGACGGCGCCGGCCGCCCACACCTGTTCGAAGCCCCATTCGGCGAGGGACTTCCCGACTCGGATGCTGGGCCGTTCACAGTTGAGCGACCGGACGGCTCGACTGTCTCGATTCGGGGTTACATCGACCGCGTTGACGTGAACCGGGATGGAGAACAACCGACGCTCACGCTCTACGACTACAAGACTGGTCGAGCACCGTATATGACGAAGACGACCGGCGGCACGAAGTTCCAACTCCCCATCTATCTGCTCGCTGCCGCCGAGGTCGTCGACGGTGACCTGTTCGAGCAGGGATCGCTTTCAGCGACGTACTATCAGGTTCGACCGCCAAACGACCTCAAGGTTCCACGCGGCGTCGAATCGAAGTTCGATTCAGAGGCCGAACTCCGCCGGTTCCTGAACGATGTCGTTCCGGAGTGGTTAGGCCAGATCGACGAGGCGATCGGCAACGGTCGGTTCCACACGACCCTCCTGTCCGCTCGGGGTGCGAACTGCCGATACTGTGACTACCGTCGGGCGTGCGATGTCCGCCATCACCGCAAGCGGCAGTTCGTCGACGAGGTCCACGAGGACGACGCCGCGTACGTTCCGCTCCGTGTTCGCGACGACGAGGACATCGAGGCGGTGATGAGTGATGACTGA